In one window of Anaerolineae bacterium DNA:
- a CDS encoding FHA domain-containing protein has protein sequence MKATWGTARFSRDASIIIHIRDAAEPLVLQPQQETILGRLDPTGQSRPDLDLTPFGALEKGISRHHAAIRRGEDTLTLVDLGSVNGTYLNGQRLTPEQPRVLRDGDEIRLGQLVLHIYFK, from the coding sequence ATGAAGGCCACCTGGGGCACGGCCCGTTTTAGCCGCGACGCCTCGATCATCATCCACATTCGTGATGCAGCCGAACCGCTTGTCCTGCAGCCCCAACAGGAGACGATCCTTGGCCGACTCGATCCAACCGGTCAGAGTCGACCTGACCTGGACCTGACCCCCTTTGGCGCTCTGGAAAAAGGCATCTCGCGGCACCATGCGGCCATACGGCGCGGGGAGGATACCCTCACCCTGGTTGATCTGGGCAGTGTCAACGGCACTTACCTCAACGGACAGCGGCTGACTCCTGAGCAGCCCAGGGTGCTGCGCGATGGCGACGAGATCCGGCTTGGTCAACTCGTTCTGCATATCTATTTCAAGTAA